From one Streptomyces sp. ICC1 genomic stretch:
- a CDS encoding superoxide dismutase, with protein MAIYTLPELPYDYAALEPVINPQIIELHHDKHHAAYVTGANNTLEQLAEAREKENWGALNGLEKNLAFHLSGHILHSIYWHNMASPKTGEGGGEPTAADGLGDLADAITESFGSFAKFRKQLTFASSATQGSGWGVLAYEPVSGRLIVEQIYDHQGNVGVASTPVLVFDAWEHAFYLQYKNQKVDFIEAMWNVVNWQDVAKRYADAKANTPLLIPAKG; from the coding sequence ATGGCCATCTACACGCTGCCTGAGCTTCCTTACGACTACGCGGCTCTCGAGCCGGTGATCAACCCGCAGATCATCGAGCTGCACCACGACAAGCACCACGCGGCCTACGTCACGGGCGCCAACAACACGCTGGAGCAGCTGGCGGAGGCGCGCGAGAAGGAGAACTGGGGCGCGCTGAACGGCCTGGAGAAGAACCTGGCGTTCCACCTCTCCGGGCACATCCTGCACAGCATCTACTGGCACAACATGGCCAGCCCGAAGACCGGCGAGGGCGGCGGCGAGCCCACCGCGGCCGACGGCCTGGGCGACCTGGCCGACGCGATCACCGAGTCGTTCGGCTCCTTCGCCAAGTTCCGCAAGCAGCTGACCTTCGCGTCCTCCGCGACGCAGGGCTCCGGCTGGGGCGTGCTCGCGTACGAGCCCGTCAGCGGCCGCCTGATCGTCGAGCAGATCTACGACCACCAGGGCAACGTCGGCGTGGCCAGCACCCCGGTCCTCGTCTTCGACGCCTGGGAGCACGCCTTCTACCTTCAGTACAAGAACCAGAAGGTGGACTTCATCGAGGCCATGTGGAACGTCGTCAACTGGCAGGACGTGGCCAAGCGCTACGCCGACGCCAAGGCGAACACCCCGCTGCTGATCCCCGCCAAGGGCTGA
- a CDS encoding DsbA family protein, giving the protein MADTQVHEKTPVDFWFDPLCPWAWMTSRWMLEVEKVRDVEVRWHVMSLAVLNENRLDELPERYREMLGPKGWAPVRVVVAAQQKFGNEVTGKLYTAIGTRFHNEGQGPTREAIVEALAELDLPAELIHYADSDEYDEVLRDSHNDGINRVGQEVGTPVISVPGADGEEVAFFGPVVTPAPRGEAAARLWDGTLLVASTPGFYEIKRTRTQGPIFD; this is encoded by the coding sequence ATGGCTGACACCCAGGTGCACGAGAAGACCCCTGTCGACTTCTGGTTCGACCCGCTCTGCCCCTGGGCCTGGATGACGTCCCGCTGGATGCTGGAGGTCGAGAAGGTCCGTGACGTCGAGGTCCGCTGGCACGTCATGAGCCTCGCCGTGCTGAACGAGAACAGGCTCGACGAACTGCCCGAGCGCTACCGCGAGATGCTCGGCCCCAAGGGCTGGGCCCCCGTGCGCGTGGTCGTCGCCGCCCAGCAGAAGTTCGGCAACGAGGTCACCGGCAAGCTCTACACGGCGATCGGGACCCGCTTCCACAACGAGGGCCAGGGCCCGACCCGCGAGGCGATCGTCGAGGCGCTGGCCGAGCTCGACCTGCCCGCCGAGCTGATCCACTACGCCGACTCCGACGAGTACGACGAAGTGCTGCGCGACTCGCACAACGACGGCATCAACCGGGTCGGCCAGGAGGTCGGCACCCCGGTGATCTCCGTTCCCGGCGCCGACGGCGAGGAAGTGGCCTTCTTCGGGCCGGTCGTCACCCCGGCCCCGCGCGGCGAGGCCGCGGCCCGTCTGTGGGACGGCACCCTGCTGGTCGCCTCCACCCCCGGCTTCTACGAGATCAAGCGCACCCGCACCCAGGGCCCGATCTTCGACTAA
- a CDS encoding pyridoxamine 5'-phosphate oxidase family protein: protein MSGYHWGSLAVQDRVGVREHAVHVGRSVTPYIKDVAAAFLEQQPHLVVGAADAGGRLWASMPTGAPGFVRATGPDRIEVAGGVPEGDPLAEALATEGTRIGTISLDPRTRRRMRLNGTVASARGGFAVAAEQVFANCPKYLQKRQPVRLAAEGAGVVRRGGALTPDQERAVRAADTFFVATTAEEDGADASHRGGMPGFVEVLSPTELVWPDYTGNTMFLTLGNLLADPRAGLLFPDWESGALLQLSGRAEPEFGPHGERRVRFRVDAVVESSHPGRLLWSAPEYSPANPALPGPPVPWRPHLGSTTR from the coding sequence ATGTCCGGGTACCACTGGGGTTCGCTGGCCGTGCAGGACCGGGTCGGCGTCCGCGAGCACGCCGTCCACGTGGGCCGCTCGGTCACCCCGTACATCAAGGACGTGGCCGCGGCCTTCCTGGAGCAGCAGCCGCACCTGGTCGTCGGCGCCGCCGACGCGGGCGGCCGGCTGTGGGCCTCGATGCCGACCGGCGCCCCCGGTTTCGTACGGGCCACCGGGCCGGACCGGATCGAGGTCGCCGGCGGGGTGCCCGAGGGGGATCCGCTCGCCGAGGCGCTGGCCACCGAGGGCACCCGGATCGGAACCATCTCCCTCGATCCGCGCACCCGGCGCCGGATGCGCCTCAACGGAACCGTGGCGTCGGCCCGGGGCGGGTTCGCGGTGGCGGCCGAGCAGGTCTTCGCCAACTGCCCCAAGTACCTCCAGAAGCGGCAGCCTGTCCGGCTCGCCGCCGAAGGAGCCGGTGTCGTGCGGCGCGGGGGCGCGCTCACCCCCGACCAGGAACGGGCCGTCCGCGCCGCCGACACCTTCTTCGTCGCCACCACCGCCGAGGAGGACGGGGCCGACGCGAGCCATCGGGGCGGAATGCCGGGCTTCGTGGAGGTGCTGTCCCCGACCGAGCTGGTCTGGCCCGACTACACGGGCAACACGATGTTCCTGACGCTGGGGAACCTGCTGGCCGACCCGCGGGCCGGGCTGCTGTTCCCGGACTGGGAGAGCGGGGCGCTGCTGCAGCTCAGCGGGCGGGCCGAGCCCGAGTTCGGGCCCCACGGGGAGCGGCGGGTCCGCTTCCGCGTCGACGCGGTGGTGGAGAGCTCGCACCCGGGGCGGCTTCTGTGGAGCGCCCCGGAGTACTCGCCGGCCAATCCGGCGCTGCCCGGGCCCCCTGTGCCGTGGCGGCCTCACCTGGGCAGTACGACCAGGTAG
- the pepN gene encoding aminopeptidase N, which translates to MPGENLSRDEARQRAELLSVDGYEVVLDLRSAADEAEPAEGPRTFRSVTTIRFRAAAAGVSTFADLIAPSVNSVTLNGRGLDAAAVFDGSRIALEDLAPENVLVVDANCAYSRTGEGMHRFVDPEDGEVYLYTQYEPADARRVYANFEQPDLKAPYRFEVTAPEGWQVWSNGAEESREGLTRRFAETAPISTYITCVVAGPYHYVTDTYARGDLTIPLGAICRKGLAKHFDADEVFLVTKQGFDLFHEIFDYPYPFGKYDQAFVPEYNLGAMENPGMVTFREEYIFRGKVTQASYERRANTILHEMAHMWFGDLVTMKWWDDLWLKESFADFMGSFALVEATRFDQAWVTFANSRKAWAYRADQLPSTHPITADIRDLEDAKLNFDGITYAKGAAVLKQLVAYVGRDAFLEGARRYFKANAYGNTTLDDLLSVLAEVSGRDMAEWSRAWLQTAGVNALTPVVTCDAGGRVTELAVLQDGAELRPHRVAVGLYRLDADGALVRYARAEADVAGARTVVGELAGQEEPALVLVNDDDLTYCKIRFDPVSLATLRTHLGSVADPLTRALCWSALWNLTRDALMPARDFVSLVLAHSGRETDVGVLQMLHAQVRTAVNHYADPQWREQGGKVLAACALQELRFAEPGSEHQLTWARFFAAGAATEGDFQLLLGLLDGSARIDGLEVDQELRWDFLLPLAAHGAIGEEALAAELARDDTASGKRHQVRCLAARPSAAVKDQAWAAVVESDALSNALVEATIAGMQQPSQRALLAGFTQPYFAAIERLWADRSIQIGMDVVRGLYPALQDSRATVDATDAWLSAHESAPPALRRLVLESRDDLARALRAQHCDATAGAGK; encoded by the coding sequence GTGCCCGGAGAAAATCTGTCCCGTGACGAGGCCCGCCAGCGGGCCGAACTGCTGTCCGTCGACGGGTACGAGGTGGTCCTCGATCTGAGGTCCGCGGCGGACGAGGCCGAACCGGCCGAGGGCCCCCGGACGTTCCGTTCGGTGACCACCATCCGTTTCCGGGCCGCCGCGGCGGGAGTCTCGACCTTCGCCGACCTCATCGCCCCCTCGGTGAACTCGGTCACACTCAACGGGCGCGGGCTCGACGCGGCCGCCGTGTTCGACGGCTCGCGGATCGCCCTGGAGGACCTGGCCCCCGAGAACGTCCTGGTGGTGGACGCCAACTGCGCCTACAGCCGGACCGGCGAGGGCATGCACCGCTTCGTGGACCCGGAGGACGGCGAGGTCTACCTCTACACCCAGTACGAGCCGGCCGACGCCCGGCGGGTGTACGCGAACTTCGAGCAGCCGGACCTCAAGGCCCCGTACCGCTTCGAGGTGACCGCGCCCGAGGGCTGGCAGGTCTGGAGCAACGGCGCCGAGGAGTCCCGCGAGGGGCTGACCCGCCGCTTCGCCGAGACCGCGCCGATCTCCACCTACATCACGTGCGTGGTCGCGGGTCCGTACCACTACGTGACGGACACCTACGCGCGCGGGGACCTGACGATCCCGCTCGGCGCGATCTGCCGCAAGGGGCTGGCCAAGCACTTCGACGCGGACGAGGTGTTCCTCGTCACGAAGCAGGGCTTCGACCTGTTCCACGAGATCTTCGACTACCCGTACCCCTTCGGGAAGTACGACCAGGCCTTCGTGCCGGAGTACAACCTGGGCGCGATGGAGAACCCGGGGATGGTGACCTTCCGGGAGGAGTACATCTTCCGCGGGAAGGTCACGCAGGCCTCCTACGAGCGGCGCGCGAACACCATCCTGCACGAGATGGCGCACATGTGGTTCGGCGACCTGGTCACCATGAAGTGGTGGGACGACCTGTGGCTGAAGGAGTCCTTCGCGGACTTCATGGGCTCCTTCGCGCTGGTCGAGGCCACCCGCTTCGACCAGGCGTGGGTCACCTTCGCCAACAGCCGCAAGGCGTGGGCCTACCGGGCCGACCAGCTGCCGTCCACGCACCCGATCACGGCCGACATCCGTGACCTGGAGGACGCGAAGCTGAACTTCGACGGCATCACCTACGCCAAGGGCGCGGCGGTGCTCAAGCAGCTCGTGGCGTACGTGGGCCGGGACGCGTTCCTGGAGGGCGCGCGGCGCTACTTCAAGGCCAACGCGTACGGGAACACCACGCTGGACGACCTGCTGTCGGTCCTCGCGGAGGTTTCCGGGCGCGATATGGCCGAATGGTCGCGGGCCTGGCTGCAGACGGCCGGCGTCAACGCGCTGACCCCGGTGGTGACCTGTGACGCGGGCGGCCGGGTGACCGAGCTGGCGGTGCTCCAGGACGGCGCGGAGCTGCGCCCGCACCGGGTCGCGGTGGGCCTGTACCGGCTGGACGCGGACGGCGCGCTGGTGCGCTACGCGCGGGCCGAGGCGGACGTGGCCGGGGCGCGGACGGTCGTCGGCGAGCTGGCCGGGCAGGAGGAGCCCGCCCTCGTGCTCGTCAACGACGACGACCTCACCTACTGCAAGATCCGCTTCGACCCGGTGTCGCTGGCCACGCTGCGCACGCACCTGGGCTCGGTGGCCGATCCGCTGACCCGCGCGCTGTGCTGGTCCGCGCTGTGGAACCTGACGCGCGACGCGCTGATGCCCGCGCGGGACTTCGTCTCGCTCGTCCTGGCCCACTCGGGCCGGGAGACCGACGTCGGCGTGCTCCAGATGCTGCACGCGCAGGTGCGGACGGCGGTCAACCACTACGCGGATCCCCAGTGGCGGGAGCAGGGCGGCAAGGTGCTCGCCGCGTGCGCCCTCCAGGAGCTGCGCTTCGCGGAGCCGGGGTCGGAGCACCAGCTCACGTGGGCCCGCTTCTTCGCGGCGGGCGCCGCGACCGAGGGCGACTTCCAGCTGCTGCTGGGGCTGCTCGACGGATCGGCGCGGATCGACGGGCTGGAGGTGGACCAGGAGCTGCGCTGGGACTTCCTGCTGCCGCTGGCCGCGCACGGGGCGATCGGCGAGGAGGCCCTCGCCGCCGAACTGGCGCGCGACGACACGGCGTCGGGCAAGCGGCACCAGGTGCGCTGCCTGGCGGCGCGGCCGTCGGCGGCGGTCAAGGACCAGGCGTGGGCCGCGGTGGTGGAGTCGGACGCGCTGTCGAACGCGCTGGTCGAGGCCACGATCGCGGGAATGCAGCAGCCCTCCCAGCGGGCCCTGCTGGCCGGGTTCACGCAGCCGTACTTCGCGGCCATCGAGCGGCTGTGGGCGGACCGGTCGATCCAGATCGGCATGGACGTGGTGCGGGGCCTGTACCCGGCGCTCCAGGACTCCCGGGCGACGGTGGACGCCACCGACGCCTGGCTGAGCGCGCACGAGTCGGCTCCGCCGGCCCTGCGCCGTCTGGTGCTGGAGTCCCGGGACGACCTGGCCCGCGCGCTGCGCGCCCAGCACTGCGACGCGACCGCCGGCGCGGGCAAGTAA
- a CDS encoding VOC family protein has translation MTAVTSKLRTGHVGLNVTDLARSLAFYQGSLGFELLGEGKEEERRYAFLGQDGELVLTLWQQAEGRYAPAAAGLHHLALSVDGIEEVRAYEERLRSSGVDFKYDGVVPHGEGAASGGIFFHDPDGTRLEISAPVGAEGSDAPTTGAPTCGFF, from the coding sequence ATGACAGCCGTCACCAGCAAGCTGCGCACCGGCCACGTGGGGCTGAACGTCACCGACCTCGCCCGCTCGCTTGCCTTCTACCAGGGCTCCCTGGGCTTCGAGCTGCTCGGCGAGGGCAAGGAGGAGGAGCGGCGGTACGCCTTCCTCGGCCAGGACGGCGAGCTGGTCCTCACGCTGTGGCAGCAGGCGGAGGGCCGGTACGCGCCCGCCGCGGCCGGACTGCACCACCTCGCGCTCTCCGTCGACGGCATCGAGGAGGTCCGGGCGTACGAGGAGCGGCTGCGGAGCTCGGGCGTCGACTTCAAGTACGACGGGGTCGTCCCCCACGGGGAGGGCGCGGCCTCGGGCGGGATCTTCTTCCACGACCCGGACGGAACCCGCCTGGAGATCTCCGCGCCGGTCGGCGCCGAAGGCTCCGACGCCCCCACCACAGGGGCCCCGACCTGCGGGTTCTTCTAA
- a CDS encoding zinc ribbon domain-containing protein, protein MPTGKVTASGKPATRKATWWDHTGPLAVVFAGGPESARGDLVLPVRIPQQPGQWTRVRHFLSHPGCWHKVDLIRRRKAGAPGGWVYEAHLMILAPGYTAPSVRAMRDRAVQLDRIGGVDGNVSNLSVVSFPAALTDGKPVSTEITLTDTEQALLERQAKKRRDRARALERSRRATNAAQYGLSKKQAKHAARRKAHGLKPKTVNVPGGARVARSDGVPKQAFRRDRLSANYREQRARQVEHAVGIAEHRRHRARLVAREIIAAHGPVLVVEDCDIRTWYRLWGKRLSQTTPGMLISALKVECEAAGGRLVRASTWSTALSQHCLCGERVRKSLRDREHKCTACGLTGKRDLVSAALAAFVRFTDVDDPTTAYLDTAMSRHAQITYAQALEEALRESTTPSPKPLRRPGRVAVPRQQRRETPAPRTAGQRHRATPDESRSRGHAGKPGPRTACSPQLTLW, encoded by the coding sequence GTGCCCACGGGCAAGGTCACCGCCTCGGGCAAGCCCGCCACTCGGAAGGCGACGTGGTGGGACCACACCGGCCCCCTCGCCGTCGTCTTCGCCGGAGGACCCGAAAGTGCCCGTGGTGATCTCGTACTTCCGGTACGCATCCCGCAGCAGCCCGGCCAGTGGACGCGGGTGCGGCACTTCCTCTCCCACCCCGGCTGCTGGCACAAGGTGGACCTCATCCGCCGCCGCAAGGCCGGTGCGCCGGGCGGCTGGGTGTATGAGGCGCACCTCATGATCCTTGCTCCCGGATACACCGCGCCCAGCGTGCGGGCCATGCGTGACCGCGCCGTCCAGCTCGACCGTATCGGCGGGGTGGACGGCAACGTCTCCAACCTCTCCGTCGTCTCCTTCCCCGCCGCCCTCACCGACGGCAAGCCCGTCTCCACCGAGATCACGCTCACCGATACCGAGCAGGCCCTGTTGGAGAGGCAGGCGAAGAAGCGGCGGGACCGTGCGCGGGCGCTGGAGCGCTCCCGCCGGGCGACGAACGCCGCGCAGTACGGCCTGTCGAAGAAGCAGGCCAAGCACGCCGCCCGGAGGAAGGCGCATGGCCTCAAGCCGAAGACGGTCAACGTTCCTGGTGGTGCCCGCGTTGCCCGGTCCGATGGAGTGCCAAAGCAGGCGTTCCGCCGTGACCGACTCTCCGCCAACTACCGGGAGCAGCGGGCCCGCCAGGTCGAACACGCCGTCGGCATCGCCGAGCACCGCCGTCACCGCGCCCGCCTGGTGGCCCGGGAGATCATCGCCGCCCACGGTCCCGTACTCGTGGTCGAGGACTGCGACATCCGCACCTGGTACCGGCTGTGGGGCAAGCGCCTGTCACAGACCACGCCGGGCATGCTGATCTCGGCCCTCAAAGTGGAGTGCGAGGCGGCCGGTGGTCGACTGGTCCGGGCCTCCACCTGGTCAACGGCCCTGTCGCAGCACTGTCTGTGCGGTGAGCGGGTACGCAAGAGCCTGCGGGACCGTGAGCACAAGTGCACCGCGTGCGGCCTCACCGGCAAGCGGGACCTCGTATCCGCCGCGCTGGCCGCGTTCGTCCGCTTCACCGACGTAGACGACCCCACGACCGCATACTTGGACACCGCCATGTCCCGGCACGCACAGATCACCTACGCACAAGCGCTGGAAGAAGCGCTGCGGGAGTCAACCACACCGAGCCCGAAACCGCTCCGGCGGCCGGGTCGCGTGGCAGTCCCACGGCAGCAACGCCGTGAGACCCCTGCTCCCCGAACCGCCGGACAGCGGCACCGAGCGACCCCGGATGAGTCACGCTCGCGTGGCCACGCCGGAAAGCCCGGTCCCCGCACCGCGTGCAGTCCACAGCTCACCCTCTGGTGA